In Nocardioides sp. W7, the genomic stretch CCTGCACCTGCTGACGCACGGCTTCTTCAAGGCCAACATGTTCCTCGGCGCCGGCTCGGTCATGCACGGCATGAACGACGACGTCGACATGCGCCGGTACGGCGCGCTGCGGCACGCCATGCCGGTCACCTTCCTGACCTTCGCGATGGGCTACCTCGCGATCATCGGGTTCCCCGGCTTCTCGGGCTTCTGGTCCAAGGACAAGATCATCGAGACCGCGCTCGCCGAGAACTGGGTGGTCGGCGTGCTCGCCCTGCTGGGCGCCGGCATCACCGGCTTCTACATGACCCGGCTGATGCTGCTCACCTTCTTCACCGACAAGCGCTGGAAGGCCGACGTGCACCCGCACGAGTCACCGCGCGTGATGACCATCCCGCTGATCGTGCTCGCCGCCATGTCGGTGCTGTCCGGCGTCCTGCTCCTCGGTGACTGGGTCGTCGAGTGGCTGACCCCGGTGGTCGGCCACGCCGAGCACCACGACCCGCCGATCCCGGCGCTCGCGGTCACCGCCCTCGCCGTCCTGGTCGTCGCCTGCGGCGTCGCGGCCGCGTGGTTCCTGGTCGGCAAGCGCGAGGTCGCGCTGACCCCGCCCCAGGACGTCTCGTTCGCCACCAAGGCGGCCCGCAACGACCTGTACGGCGACGCGATCAACGACACCCTGGTCGTCCGGCCGGGTGCCGCCCTGACCCGCGCGCTGGTCCGCATCGACAGCAGCGGCGTCGACGGGGTGATGGCGGGCGGACCCGCCCAGGTCGCCGGCATCGCCGGGTTCCTCCGCCGGGCCCAGAACGGCTTCGTGCGCACCTACGCCCTGTCCCTCCTCGGCGGCGTCCTGCTCGTCGTCCTGGCCCTCCTGGCGGTGAACCTGTCATGAACGAGTTCCCCTGGCTCACCGTGCTGATCGCGGTGCCCCTCGTGGGTGCCGTGGTGGCGCCGTTCCTGCCGAAGACCAACCCGCTGCTGGCCAAGCAGTTCGGGGTCGCGGTCGCGGTCCTCACCCTCGCCGTCGGCGCGGCGATCGCCGCGCAGTACGACGTCGACGGCGGCATGCAGCTCGAGGAGCAGCACACCTGGATCGAGGCGTTCGGCGTCCACTACGCGCTCGGCGTCGACGGGCTGGGCCTGCTGCTGATCCTGCTCACCGCGCTGCTGGTGCCGATCGTGCTGGTCGCCGGCTGGCACGAGGGCGACGAGAGCCCGGCGGCGTTCGTCGGCTGGGTGCTCGCGCTCGAGGCGCTCTCGCTGGCCGTCTTCGCGGCCACCGACGTGTTCCTCTTCTACGTCGTCTTCGAGGCGACGCTGATCCCGGCGTACTTCCTGATCGGTGGCTTCGGCCGCGAGGGCCGCTCGGCCGCCGCGCTGAAGTTCCTGATGTTCCAGCTCGGCGGCGGTCTGGTGCTGCTCGGTTCGGTCGTCGGCCTGTACGTCGTCTCCGCCGACCAGGGCTCGCCGTCGTACCTGCTCTCCGACCTGGCCGAGCTCGACATCTCGACCGAGGCCGGCCGCTGGCTGTTCGCCGGGTTCTTCATCGCGTTCGCGATCAAGGCGCCGCTGTTCCCGGTGCACACCTGGCTGGCCGACACCACCGAGAAGGCCACGCCCGGCACCAGCGTGCTGCTGGTCTGCGTGCTCGACAAGATCGGCACCTTCGGGATGCTGCGGTTCTGCCTGGGGCTGTTCCCCGAGGCGTCGGAGTGGGCGACGCCGGTCGTCGTCGTACTCGCGCTGATCTCGATCGTGTACGGCGCGTTCGTGGCGATCGGCCAGGACGACGTGCTCCGCCTGATCGGTCTGACCTCGCTGAGCCACTTCGGCTTCATCACCCTCGGCATCTTCGTGTTCAGCACCCAGGGCGGCACCGGCTCGATCCTCTACATGGTCAACCACGGCCTCGGCACGGCCGCGCTGTTCCTGGTGGCCGGCTACCTGATCCGCCGCCGCGGCACCACGCTGATCAGCGAGATGGGCGGCCTGGAGAAGGCCACCCCGGTGCTCGCCGGCCTGTTCCTGGTCGCCGGCCTGGCGACCCTGGGCCTGCCGGGCCTGAGCCCGTTCGTCTCGGAGTTCCTGGTGATCCTGGCCGCCTTCGACTACCAGTGGTACGTCGGCGCGGTGGCGGTCACCGGCATCGTGCTGGCCGCGATCTACGTGCTGTGGATGTACCAGCGCACGATGACCGGCCCGACGGCGCCCGAGGTCGAGGGCACCAAGGACGCGAGTCTTCGCGAGGTCGCAGCCGTCGCGCCGCTGATGGTGGCGCTGGTGCTGTTCGGCTTCTACCCGGCGCCGCTGCTCGACGTCGCGAACCCGGCCGTCGAGTCGCTGCTCTCCCACGTGGGCGTGAGCGACGACCCGCCGACGGTCGACCATGCCGACGTCCCGCCGCACTCCTACGACGAAGGGGAGGCTCACTGATGGACTTCACCAAGCCCACCATCGAGTACGCCGAGCTCTCGCCGATCCTGATCGTCTTCGGTGTGGCCATCCTCGGCGTGCTCGTCGAGGCGTTCCTGCCCCGCGAGCGCCGCTACCTCAGCCAGGTCGTGCTGTCCTCCGTCGGCCTGGTCGCCGCGCTGGCCGCCACGGTGTGGGTCGGCGTCGACCTGGCGAAGGTCGGCGACGGTGCGGCCCGCGGGCTGGTCGCTGCCGAGGGCACGATCGTCGTCGACGGCCCGAGCGTCTTCATCTGGGGCCTGATCCTGGTCTTCGCGATCGGTGGCGTGCTGCTGTTCGCCGAGCGTCGGCTCGAGGCGGGGGTCTCCGCGTTCGCCGGCCAGGCCGCCGCGCTGCCCGGCACCGAGGCCGAGCGCCAGGCGTCCACCCGCGGCCTGGACCACACCGAGGTCTACCCGCTGCTGATGTTCGCCGTCGGCGGCATGCTGCTCTTCCCGGCGGCCAACGACCTGCTGACCATGTTCGTCGCGCTCGAGGTGCTCTCGCTGCCGCTCTACCTGCTGTCCGGGCTGGCCCGTCGGCGTCGGCTGCTCAGCCAGGAGGCGGCGCTCAAGTACTTCCTGCTCGGCGCCTTCTCCTCCGGCTTCTTCCTCTACGGCGTGGCTCTCGTGTACGGCTACGCGGGCTCCATGCAGCTGGAGCGGATCGACGCGGCGGTGCGCGGCGACGTGGACAACCAGGTGCTGCTCTACATCGGGATGGGCATGCTGGCCGTCGGCCTGCTGTTCAAGGTCGGTGCGGTGCCGTTCCAGTCCTGGACCCCCGACGTCTACCAGGGTGCTCCGACCGCCGTGACGGCGTTCATGGCCGCGGGCACCAAGATCGCGGCCTTCGGCGCCCTGCTGCGGCTCTTCTACGTCGCCTTCGGCGCGGACCGTTGGAACTGGCAGCCGATGCTGTGGATCGTCGCGATCCTCACCATGCTGGTGGGTGCCGCGCTCGCGATCGTGCAGACCGACGTCAAGCGGATGCTGGCGTACTCCTCGATCGCGCACACCGGCTTCCTGCTGACCGGCGTCCTGGGCGTGCAGAGCGCCACGGAGCTGTCCGACGGCGAGATCACCTCCCTGCAGGCGGTGCTGTTCTACCTGACGACGTACGGCTTCGCGACGATCGGCGCGTTCGCCATCGTGACCCTGGTCCGCGACTCGGGCGGCGAGGCGAACGCCATCGAGCGCTGGACCGGCCTCGGTCGCCGGTCCCCGCTGATCGGGGGGATCTTCGCGTTCTTCCTGCTCTCGTTGGCCGGCATCCCGCTGACCGCGGGCTTCGTCGGCAAGTGGGCGGTCTTCACCGTCGCCCTGTCGGCCGGCGCGTGGCCGGTGGTGCTCGTCGCGATCGTGTCGAGCATCATCGCGGTCTACTTCTACGTCCGCTTCATCCGGCTGATGTTCTTCACCGAGCCCGAGGGTGAGGTGGCGAGCGTGACCAGCCCGTCGGTGCTGACGTCGGCGACGATCCTGGTCGGCCTCGTCGGAACCGTCGTCCTCGGCCTCGTGCCCGGCCCTGTTCTCGATCTCGCGGCCCATGCTGGACAATTCATCAGGTGACTCCACAGCACGGCAGCAACCTCGCACTTCCGGTGACCGACCCTGCACTCGAGGAGCGGCTGACGGCGCGACTGGTTGAGGTCGAGAAGGCCCTGTACAGCCACGTCCAGAGCCGGTTCCCCTACGTCACCGAGGCCGCCAGCCACCTGCTCGACGCGGGCGGCAAGCGGTTCCGGCCGTTGCTGGTGCTGCTCGCGGCCGAGGCCGGTGACCGTCCCGGCGCCGACGAGGTGGTCACCGCCGCCTGCGTCGTGGAGATCACCCACGTCGGCTCGCTCTACCACGACGACGTCATGGACGAGGCCGCGCTGCGCCGCGGTGCCGACTCCGCGAACGCCCGCTGGGACAACCACGTCGCGATCCTGACCGGCGACTTCCTGTTCGCCCGCTCCTCGGAGCTGACCGCGACGCTCGGCGCCGACGCGGTCCGGATCCAGGCCGAGACGTTCACCCGGCTCGTCGAGGGCCAGATCCTCGAGACCGTGACCCCCGGTCCGGACGAGGACCCGCTGGCCCACTACCTCGACGTCGTCGCCGGCAAGACCGGCTCGCTGATCGCCACCTCGGCCCGCTACGGCGCCCGGTTCGGCGGCGCGAGCCGCGAGGTCGAGGAGGCGTTGGCGGCGTACGGCGAGATCGTCGGCTCGGCCTTCCAGCTCTCCGACGACATCCTCGACATCGCCTCCGAGTCCGCGGAGTCGGGCAAGACGCCCGGCACCGACCTGCGCGAGGGGGTGCCGACGCTGCCGGTGCTGATGGCGCGGGCCTCGACCGACCCGGCCGACACCCGGCTGCTGGAGCTGCTCGGCACCGACCTCACCGACGACGACCGGCACGCCGAGACGCTCGACCTGCTGCGCAAGCACCCCGCGATGGACGAGGCGCGTGCCTACGTCGTCGCCCGGGCCGAGGAGGCCAAGGCGCGCCTCTCCGTCCTTCCCGCGGGCCCGGTCCGGGCCGCCCTGGAGTCCTTCGCCGACGTCGTGGCGGTCCGCTCCGCCTAGGCTCACCAAAGACACACCGCCGGAAGGAACCGCGCACCCGTGCGAGGTCGACTACCGGGACACGCGATCGGCGCAGATCCCCGGCGGAGGCCGGGAATCTGCGCCGACTCAGCGGGGTCGGTCGGTGGATCTGCGCCGACTCAGCGGTCCTGGTAGGCGACGACCACCGAGGGGCGGGGGAAGGCGTCGGTGTGCGGCCAGGTGCTGGCGGGGGACTCGAAGGTCGCGACGTCGACCTCTCCGGGGTGCTGGACCGCGATGAAGAGTGACCGGCCGTCGGGGGAGATGAGCGGCCCGCACGCCTCCGCACCGAGCGGCACGGTGGCGAACTGCTGGACATGACCGCGGGAGCGGCCCGCGACCGGCACCCGGAAGACGCCGTCGTTGGAGCCGAGCACGTTGCCGTCGGTGGAGATCCAGAGGTTGCCGGCCGGGTCGAAGGCGACGTTGTCCGGGCAGCTGATCGGGCTGACCTGGGACTTGTCGAAGCCGCCGAAGTAGGTCTCCTGCGCCGCCGGGTCGCCGCAGACGAGGAAGAGGTTCCAGGCGAACGTCTTGGCGGCGTGGTCGTCGCGGGCCTCGGTGAACTCGAGGACGTAGCCGTTGCGGTTGCCCGACTGGGTCCGCAGCGGCGCTCCGAGCGCCGGCCGGGTCTGCGACGACGTGAGCGGATTGGCCTCGTCGGCCGGCTGCGAGGCGCTGCCGCGGTTGGAGTTGTTGGTGAGCGCGAGGTAGACCTTGCCGTTCACCGGGTTGGGCTCGACGTCCTCGGGCCGGTCCATCCTCGTCGGCGACACCTTGTCGGCCGCGAGCCGGGTGTGGATGAGCACCTCGGCCACGCTCATGCCGGGCACGTACGACCTGGTGTCCGACGCGAGCGGGATCCACGTCCCGGTGCCGTCGTACACGCCGTCCGCGGTGCCGTCGCCCGTGAGCTTCGCGACGTACAGCGTCCCGTGCTCGAGCAGCGTCAGGTTGTGCGCCTTGGCCCGACGGGTCTTGCGCGGGTCGAAGCGGTCACGGGAGACGAACTTGTAGAGGTAGTCACCGCGCTCGTCGTCGCCCAGGTAGGCCACCGCGCGGCCGTCACGCGCTATCGCCACGTTGGCACCCTCGTGCTTGAACCGACCGAGCATGGTGTGCTTGCGCGGGGTCGAGTCGGGGTCGGTCGGGTCGAGCTCGACCACCCAGCCGAACCGGAACGGCTCGTGCGGGTCGGTGGTGAGGTCGAAGCGCGGGTCGACGGACGACCAGCCCCGGCCGCTGCCGCTGATGCCGTAGCGGGCGTACGACGCGGCGTACGCCGGGTCGAGCGGACCGGACGCGTCGAAGTACTGGTTGAAGTTCTCCTCGCCCGACAAGACCGTGCCCCAGGGGGTGGTGCCGCCGGCGCAGTTGTTGAGCGTGCCGAGGACCTTCCGGCCGGTCGGGTCCGAGGTCGTCCGCAGCTGCCGGTGGCCGGCCGCGGGGCCGGTGAGCTCGAACTCGGTGTCGATCGTGATCCGGCGGTTCTGCCGCGACCGGCGCGGGTCGACCGGGACCCAGGAGCCCCGGGAGCGGCCCGGCGCGACGCCCAGGACGGACATGCCGTGGTTCTGCATCTCGATGCGGATCTTGGTCGCGTCGTCGTAGACGCCGGCGGGGAACATCAGGTCCGCAGTCGTGTACTCGTGGTTGACCACGAGCAGCATCCGGCCGGAGCGGTCGCCGGGGTGCACCAGCCCGACGTAGTCGCAGTTGAACCCGAACTGCTTGGCCGCCGCCTCCGGCGTCTGCCGCCAGGCGTTGAAGCGGGGGGCGCCGGCGACGACGGGGTCGCCCCAGCGGGCGACCACGTGGTGGCGGAAGCCGTCGGGGACGACGATCGCGTCCTGCTTGTTCGGGGGCACGGAGGTGAACGTCGCACGCGACAGCTGGCCGGAGGGCCTGTGCCCGGGGCGACCACCGTGGCCGTGCCCGGCTGCGGCCTCGCCGGCGGTGAAGCCGCCGACGAGCAGCGCGCCGACGCCGACCGCCGCGCCCTGCAGGACGGAGCGGCGCTGCACCACCTTGCTGATCTCCTCGCGCACGTGGCTGTTGGCGGAGGTGTTGGGCTCCGGGTGGTCGCAGGCGTTGCCGCAGCGGTGCAGGCAGGTCATCCGGCTGCGCGACCCGTGCGGGCCGGAGGGGAGGAGGGGGAGGGTACGGCGGGCGGGCGCCGGCGTCTCGTCGGGCAGGTGTCCGGGCGTAACTGACATGCGTCGTCCTCGAGTCGATCCGTCAGGGGGCATGCGCACGCTAGGGATGAGAGGTGAGGCGACGGGGTGCGTCGGGTGACGGGCCGGTGAACGACCTTGTGGTCAGGCCGCGCTGGCCTCGACCGCGAGCCGCAGCTGACGCCGCCGGTGGCCGATGGCCTCGACGGTGAAGAGGGCCAGGGCGATCCAGACCAGCACGAACCCTGCCCACCGCCCGGCGGGCATGTCCTCGTGGTACCACAGCACCCCGAGGGCGAACTGGAAGATCGGCGCGAGGTATTGCAACAGCCCGAGGGTCACCATGGACACGCGCGTCGCGGCCGCGCCGAAGCAGATCAGCGGCACCGCGGTGACGACACCGGCGGAGGCGAGGAGCAGGCTGTGGCCGAGACCGTCCGATGCGAAGGTGGACCCTCCGCTCATGACGAGCCACACCAGGTAGGCGCCGGCCAGTGGCGCGAGCAGCAGTGACTCGAGCGCGAGGGACTCGACGGCCCCGGCGTTCGCGGTCTTCTTGGCAAGTCCGTAGACGCCGAACGAGCACGCGAGCACGAGCGCGACCCACGGGAGCCGGCCGTAGTCCCAGGTGAGGACGGCGACCGCGAGCGTCGCGATCCCGACCGCCACCCACTGCTGGCGGCGAAGCCGCTCACCGAGCAGCACCACGGCGAACAGCACCGTGACGAGCGGGTTGATGAAGTAGCCCAGCGACGTCTCGACGACCTTGCCGTTGTTGACGCCCCAGATGTAGGTGCACCAGTTCACCGCGAGCACCGAGGCGGCCACGGTGAGCACGAGCAGGGTCCGGCGGTCGGCGACCAGTGCGCGGAACTGCGAGGTCCGGTGGAGCACCAGCACCAGGACGCCCATGACCAGCGCGGACCACACGATCCGGTGGGCGAGGATCTCGACCGCGCCGGCGGGCTCCAGCAGCGGGAAGTAGAGCGGGAAGACGCCCCACATGGTGTACGCGGCGACGCCGAAGAAGAATCCCCGCCGTTGCTCCGCCACGGGGGCAGACTAGCAACGGTAAGGAGCAATTCGGCACTTGACCCCTTCGCGCCGGCCGGTTCGAGGAGCGGGAAGTACCGTGGGAACGCGTCCCAGATGAGGTACGCCGCAAACCCCAGCCTCAGCCCGCGCCGCGACTCCACCGTGCCAGCACGGGGTCGGGCCGGACCCCTGCCCGATTCCGTGCGGAGTTTGGTGCCGCCGTGGAGCGGGCACGGGGTCTGATGTCCATCGTCGCTGATCTCGAGGGGAAACTCGTCCCATGCGCACGCACCGTCTCCTGGCCGCCCTGCTCGGCCTCGCC encodes the following:
- a CDS encoding polyprenyl synthetase family protein yields the protein MTPQHGSNLALPVTDPALEERLTARLVEVEKALYSHVQSRFPYVTEAASHLLDAGGKRFRPLLVLLAAEAGDRPGADEVVTAACVVEITHVGSLYHDDVMDEAALRRGADSANARWDNHVAILTGDFLFARSSELTATLGADAVRIQAETFTRLVEGQILETVTPGPDEDPLAHYLDVVAGKTGSLIATSARYGARFGGASREVEEALAAYGEIVGSAFQLSDDILDIASESAESGKTPGTDLREGVPTLPVLMARASTDPADTRLLELLGTDLTDDDRHAETLDLLRKHPAMDEARAYVVARAEEAKARLSVLPAGPVRAALESFADVVAVRSA
- the rarD gene encoding EamA family transporter RarD; the encoded protein is MAEQRRGFFFGVAAYTMWGVFPLYFPLLEPAGAVEILAHRIVWSALVMGVLVLVLHRTSQFRALVADRRTLLVLTVAASVLAVNWCTYIWGVNNGKVVETSLGYFINPLVTVLFAVVLLGERLRRQQWVAVGIATLAVAVLTWDYGRLPWVALVLACSFGVYGLAKKTANAGAVESLALESLLLAPLAGAYLVWLVMSGGSTFASDGLGHSLLLASAGVVTAVPLICFGAAATRVSMVTLGLLQYLAPIFQFALGVLWYHEDMPAGRWAGFVLVWIALALFTVEAIGHRRRQLRLAVEASAA
- a CDS encoding NADH-quinone oxidoreductase subunit M, which produces MNEFPWLTVLIAVPLVGAVVAPFLPKTNPLLAKQFGVAVAVLTLAVGAAIAAQYDVDGGMQLEEQHTWIEAFGVHYALGVDGLGLLLILLTALLVPIVLVAGWHEGDESPAAFVGWVLALEALSLAVFAATDVFLFYVVFEATLIPAYFLIGGFGREGRSAAALKFLMFQLGGGLVLLGSVVGLYVVSADQGSPSYLLSDLAELDISTEAGRWLFAGFFIAFAIKAPLFPVHTWLADTTEKATPGTSVLLVCVLDKIGTFGMLRFCLGLFPEASEWATPVVVVLALISIVYGAFVAIGQDDVLRLIGLTSLSHFGFITLGIFVFSTQGGTGSILYMVNHGLGTAALFLVAGYLIRRRGTTLISEMGGLEKATPVLAGLFLVAGLATLGLPGLSPFVSEFLVILAAFDYQWYVGAVAVTGIVLAAIYVLWMYQRTMTGPTAPEVEGTKDASLREVAAVAPLMVALVLFGFYPAPLLDVANPAVESLLSHVGVSDDPPTVDHADVPPHSYDEGEAH
- a CDS encoding PhoX family phosphatase, coding for MSVTPGHLPDETPAPARRTLPLLPSGPHGSRSRMTCLHRCGNACDHPEPNTSANSHVREEISKVVQRRSVLQGAAVGVGALLVGGFTAGEAAAGHGHGGRPGHRPSGQLSRATFTSVPPNKQDAIVVPDGFRHHVVARWGDPVVAGAPRFNAWRQTPEAAAKQFGFNCDYVGLVHPGDRSGRMLLVVNHEYTTADLMFPAGVYDDATKIRIEMQNHGMSVLGVAPGRSRGSWVPVDPRRSRQNRRITIDTEFELTGPAAGHRQLRTTSDPTGRKVLGTLNNCAGGTTPWGTVLSGEENFNQYFDASGPLDPAYAASYARYGISGSGRGWSSVDPRFDLTTDPHEPFRFGWVVELDPTDPDSTPRKHTMLGRFKHEGANVAIARDGRAVAYLGDDERGDYLYKFVSRDRFDPRKTRRAKAHNLTLLEHGTLYVAKLTGDGTADGVYDGTGTWIPLASDTRSYVPGMSVAEVLIHTRLAADKVSPTRMDRPEDVEPNPVNGKVYLALTNNSNRGSASQPADEANPLTSSQTRPALGAPLRTQSGNRNGYVLEFTEARDDHAAKTFAWNLFLVCGDPAAQETYFGGFDKSQVSPISCPDNVAFDPAGNLWISTDGNVLGSNDGVFRVPVAGRSRGHVQQFATVPLGAEACGPLISPDGRSLFIAVQHPGEVDVATFESPASTWPHTDAFPRPSVVVAYQDR
- the nuoN gene encoding NADH-quinone oxidoreductase subunit NuoN, which gives rise to MDFTKPTIEYAELSPILIVFGVAILGVLVEAFLPRERRYLSQVVLSSVGLVAALAATVWVGVDLAKVGDGAARGLVAAEGTIVVDGPSVFIWGLILVFAIGGVLLFAERRLEAGVSAFAGQAAALPGTEAERQASTRGLDHTEVYPLLMFAVGGMLLFPAANDLLTMFVALEVLSLPLYLLSGLARRRRLLSQEAALKYFLLGAFSSGFFLYGVALVYGYAGSMQLERIDAAVRGDVDNQVLLYIGMGMLAVGLLFKVGAVPFQSWTPDVYQGAPTAVTAFMAAGTKIAAFGALLRLFYVAFGADRWNWQPMLWIVAILTMLVGAALAIVQTDVKRMLAYSSIAHTGFLLTGVLGVQSATELSDGEITSLQAVLFYLTTYGFATIGAFAIVTLVRDSGGEANAIERWTGLGRRSPLIGGIFAFFLLSLAGIPLTAGFVGKWAVFTVALSAGAWPVVLVAIVSSIIAVYFYVRFIRLMFFTEPEGEVASVTSPSVLTSATILVGLVGTVVLGLVPGPVLDLAAHAGQFIR